AACATAGTTGGCGGTACCGTGGTGCTTCACCGGCATGAAGAACAGCTTGACGCGGTCGAACAGCTGGACGCCGTTCGTCGACGATATGCCCATGTAGAGGAACACACCGAGTAAGACGGACATTGGTACGCGCCGCAGCAGCGGCGCCATCAGCACGCTCACGCCGATCAATATGGCGACCAGCAGAGCGCTGACCCTCTGCTCCTTGACCTCGACGATGTGCGGTTTGTCGCCGGGCGCGTGGGTCCGCGACATCACCGTCACCGCGGACACGTGCGTCAGCGATCGGACCGACGCCGCGCAGCACCACGGCGCGCCCATCAGCCCACAACCGACGTTCATCAGGCACACCACAACTATGTCCATGTGATAACCGTTACCCTTGCGCAGCTTCCGCTCCTTCTTGTCGATGATTAGCCTGGAACAATCCAACGTGAAACGGCCGTTATTACCTTCCTTCGCTTGTTCACCTTACTCTTCCTTTTACTATATGCACACTCATTACAGTAGTTGCCACTCGTTTTTCCATTCGAGTATGCTCGATTCATCCTCTGTTCGAGTCGCGAGTACGCGTTCGCGTTTCCATTGAAATAGTTGAAACAGAACCAATCGGCTCTCTAGGTCGGCCTTTTCTCCTAGGTAACGTTTTTCGGCAGACAATTTTTTGTCGCGTCGACGATACATCCGGTCGATTCTACTTCAAGTCAAGCTTTACGACGAACCGTGTGGTTCGCGCTATCAACGAAATTTCATATTGCTGAATACATTCGATTCGATACGGAGCGGCGCGCGACACGTCCATTCGCATGCGTTAAATTTCCTAACGGAATCGTCATCGGTTTTTCGATTAAAATAACATCGCGGACGCGTTCAGCGATAAAAGAATCATCGACGTTTCGTCTCGAGGATATATCGTTATGACGCGAGCGAACGTTGTCGcgtacaaagtattttataaataaaatttcgttaCGTAGGCAGTGACGAGGTCtaaccgcgcgcgcgcgcgcgtgtgtgtgtgtgtgttgctgCCTATCGACTGCGCGCGTGGACGATCTCACGGCGGGCAGGTACgaggtttcttttttctttttttttttttataactgaCGGGGTAGGTAAGTATCGCGCGTGGCTCGAACGCGGTAGGAATAAGAAACAACTAAAAATCGATTGATCCGATCAGTTCTCGTACACGGGTTTTTCGCGAACACCTCTCGTTCTTCGTACGCGAAGCTACACGACTACATCAACGACCGAACGTTCAAAAAAGATCGAGAAAAGCTTACTCGGAGATTTGAGTTTCCATGAAGACGAGAATGTAGACGAGCAACGCGGGTACGATGCACGCCATGGCCATCCAGAGGGGAATCGGCTTTTTTAGTCCGCCCGGCGAGACGATCCAGCTCCTGTCGGCTATCGTCGGGGACAAGCCTTCGGGGACCAGCAGCTTCTCGGTCTTGACCTTGGCCAGGTAATCCATCAACGCGAACACGATGATGCTGATCGGCACACCGAAATCGCCGAAGGCTCTCCTGGCGCTTCGGCCGAGGTAATGACTGTTACGGAAAATACGTAGGTAGTAGGCGCCTAGGAAAGTGCCGAGACACAGGATTGTGCACATCAGAGCGGTGTTGGGTTGATTGATCAGCAAACCGGTAAGGTTGCGACCAGGTATCAAGACTCGTGGCTGTTCCATCGACAAGGTCTCGATATCGCCGGTTATCGGCGAGACGACCTTCATCTCGGTGACGTTCACCTCCGTGACAAAGCCCAAGGTCTGGTTGGTCTCCGGGACGAAGCTGTACTCGTCCAGCAGCGGATTCTTCGCGAAATAATTGTACAGCTTGATGAACGTCTCGACGATGTACAACAGCGAGATCAGACCCGTGAAGATCTCCTCGGTGAAACGGGTGAATAGTCTGACCAGCACGGATCCCTCAACGCTGGCGATGGCCAGCGCGATGATTCCCATCCACGCGCCCACGTACACTCTGACCGTGAGAAACTCGAGGTCGTTCGCCCGGCAAAAGTTGTAGAGACTCTCGTCGAAGAGCAGCAGGGGTCCGGTCGTGCCAATGATTACCAGAGGCTGGGTGGAGAACAGAGCCATCACGATCCCGGTCCACGAGCCGGAGACCAACGTTTCCGATATGCCGATCACGTCGTTCGTCTTGTCGCTCATCAGCCCTCCGAACGTGATCGCGGTGCACAGAGCCGCAAAGTACATGAAGATCGCGGCTGCCAGACAGGAGGAACTCAGACCGTCCGTAAAGTCGGACAAATAGAAGGGATAGCGTCTCTTGATGTCGTTGATCAGACCGCCGAACGGACGTTTCGTTCTGCGAAGGGGATCGTCGTCGCCGggcggtttcttttcttcctcgcCAGCGAGAAGAGCTAAAATCGAAGAAATAATTCAACATATACTGTACGTACGCCCGTAGGTTGTGGTACAGGTGTAGGGGTACAAggtgtatgtacatatatctaCATAGGTGTATGCGCGTATACATAGGTGCGCGACGAGCGCAGGTTACGCCGCTCTGGCATCTACTCTCGTGGTCTGTGTAGGCTACGCACCCTTTTTAACCGCAGCCTCGCTCTGCACCGGCTTGCTCTTCTCCTCGAGGGCCTTGGCCTTGCGATTTCTGATGGCCTCGCTCTTGGCTTTCAGCTCGCTGAACGGCAACAGGGCCTGCCTCTCCCAATCGCCGGGCGGCAACACGATCGAATCGTCGAGAAACTCGTTGATGGCTGACAAAAGCTCGCGTCTCTCGTTCGCTTTGTACGCGATTTTGTGGAAGGACGTGTTGGCCATCAGCGTGGCGATCGACCTACCGATCTCGTGGTAGTCGAGGTCGCCGTTTCTCGGTCCCAGCAACGTGAACATAAATCTCACCGGTATGTTCACCTCCGTGATCGAGGACATGATCACGCCCTTTGCCAGCCTGACGAACGCTATCGTCGGCTGGTCGAGAAAGTCGACCGCGCCGACTAGCACGACCGTCGCCTCGGCGCCCGCCGGGATTCTCTTCAAGATGTACTCGTTCTGACCACCCCTCTTCAGGTCCTCGTTGCTGCTGGTGTAGGTCATCTCTTCCTTTATGTCCACCACGGTGTGATTGCCGTCCGAAATCAGCTTCGACGAGACGATCTTCGGTTTCGAGTCGTTTAGATTCTACGGTCGAGAAACGAACAAATCAAACTCTTTTTAAAACGAGCGTCTCGCGGTATTCGCGATGGTTCGTCAATGGTATGCGAACGGTTGCGCGATGCACAATGATTCTCGAATTCGGGGCAAGACAGACAGATGGAGAAATAGACACgcgaacagagagaaagagaaatttcGCTCGCCGGTAGGGGCGGACAATTGATCAGCCGGATAGGATAATTTTCACTTTGGCTTCGGCTttggcttcggcttcggctttggcttcggcttcggcttcggcttcggcgaacgaacgaaaaaatgttcgaaacaGAAATTTTCTCGTTCGCGAACCAACAACGTTATCAGAGACGTCCGCGATTTTATACGCGCAGAGGCGAATGGCAATATATACCTGTCAACCCCACAGAAAATGAAACTCGCAAGCGGTTTACTACCAACTAAagagaaaattgaagaaaatggTATATCGTTGATATCGCTGAGAAAAACTAAAAAACGAGGGTTCGACGAATGGAATAGTGCAGTCGGAATTGATCGCCGAACCAACGAACGGTATGCGACACAACGGTGAAGACAACATTCGTACATGGAAGATCGTGATCAACGAAAAAGTAAGCGCAAAACAGAACTGAAGAGAACGGGAACGGAACGAAACGGAACATAACAGAACGTAAATAATGGAATAGAATAGAacagtaagagagagagagagagagagagagagagagagagagagaaagagtgtaaAACGATTCGCAAGCCATATACAGGAGCGACATACAGATCCAGGAGTGACATGGACTTACAGGTGTCGCGTTCGACAAGCGAATCCTAGAAAGACTATTTTTCCAAGAGCTACTCGATTGCTCTACGCACGATGCCTCTCGTTTGCTTGGCGCGTCTCTTTGACGGAGATTGCGAACGTCTCGAAGCAAGAACCGTTCGCCAACCCTTCTTTTTTAATCGgactttctttcttcttttttttttttgtattttcagAGCTCTCGATTTGGGTTGCGACGTTGAACGAAACAAGTCCTTGTAGTTCTCGCAAAAACGTTTGCGAACAGTTGGCAGTCGAGTACGCGTAGAGGATAGAGGTGTTTCGCGGAGATGTTACGATCGGTCGGTTCGTTCGTTCCCCGGTTAGGGGCGAATCTTGCACAGACGGGAAAGCGAGGATACGCGACGAAGAATTTGTCGGTCGAAAGAACGAGGAAAACGGTTGCCCTGTAAGTTCATGCGGTAAGACGTTAAATGTGCGTTCGGTGTGGTGATCTGGCGATGGGGCGAGGCTACGCTCTAGCGAAATAAGGTTGAAAATACTGCGATCGAGATTCGGGAAACGAGAGAGATTTACATGTTCGGTTACATGGTTCTCAGAGGGTTCCCGCGCAGCGTCTTCTTCCTCCAGACCGACGGACTGCGAAAATAACATTAGGACACACCGTCAGTCAGTCAGGCCTCTCCCGTCTCTTCTACGGATTTCTATCGATTATTTCACGTGGCCGAACGTGGTAGAACGTGGTAGAACGTGGTAGAACGTGGTCGAACATGCTACGCCGTGTACCGTGTGTACGCCTTATGCGCGGCAACGGTGTTGGACGGGCGTTATCTATCGAGGCGCGGAACAAACGTTAATCACTGGGTTACTCGTGTTACGCGGACTCGGATCGGACTCTCTCGTACTCGGTTACGTTCGACGCGATCATCGGATACCGCCGACGTCCAACTCGTTTTACCGAACAACTGGATCGAACTCTGTCCAAGAAATTTATAACGTTCGACAAGAAAACTGTTTCGGAAAGAATACGCGCGAAACTGGCAAAAAGACGAAGAGACGAAAagacaaaaagacaaaaaacaGACGAATAGAAGGTCTCGTTGGTAAAGTAGGGCAGCGTAGACCGGGATACCCGAGCGGCCGACGTCGAAAGAGGATAGCTACCTGGAGGCTGTTGTAGCTGGAGTAGGTTCTCTTTCCGCCGAATCGGAAGCCGCGATCGTGATCGTGCACGTGTTTGTGCCTGAGAAGCAGAGCCCTCTTGACCACGGCCTCGTCCTCGGGAAGGATCAGCTCCTCGATCACCATCTGCTCGACCACTCGATGAGCCAGACCCGGGAGGTCCTTGCCCTCCAGGTCGAGCAGGACCACGCCGGTTTCGAGGCATCTGCGGAGGTTCAGCAGCGAGTGGAAGCTCAAAGAGGCGACGTGGGGCCTGCCCCATCGGTCCGCGCCCTCCTCGACATCCTCCTCGTATTTGATCCACCTGGCCGTCTCTCGCCATTCCCTTTCCTCACCGACACCGTGCAACTCGTCGAGCTGGACAAACACCTCGTGCGGCGAGTGGTCGTACATCTTCTTGAAGGTGTCGTGCGGTATGCCACCCTCTTTCTTCCGGCCGATCTGCACCGTCGAGTAGGCTGCTTTGTGACGCCTCATTCCCCGCGGATCGTCGCTCCTGTGTGACTCCAAATCGTCGATGTCCAGCTCCTGCAGCGTGCTCGCCTCCTCCGGTTGCACGCTGACCCGCCGTGCGAGCACGCTCGACCCGTCCGGGAGACCCGCTCCCGATCTCTTTCTCCATTGTGGGTCCTCTTGCAGCGAATACTTTCGCGACTTGTGATGGTGTCTCCTGCAATCGAACGTACCAATCGTGAAACCACcatcctattatcctatcctatcctatcctatcctatcctatcctatcctatccgatagaCAGCTAACTTTGATCTTTGAACTTGAAACGTTAAGAACGAACCGAACTTGGGTCCGATATCGTTCGCAAAGCGGAATCTTAGTTTCTTATCGAGAGTTAAAAAAAGATTCGTGGGGAACCGCCGCACACGAATGCACGATGCACGAGGATGCAATGCGGGTTCGTTTGCCAGCGGCGCAGCGAAAAGCTATAAACAATAGCATACCCGTTGACACGAGGCACGCCGGACCGAGTGCCAGAACTGTTTTTGCGCATGACCCTGACAGTCGCGGCCGCGCCGGCTGTGATCTTGCCATCGACGAAGATCGGACGGATCGTCGTCGCACAGGTCTTTGCCTGACCGAGTCGAAACGACGGGACGGCACgtgacgcgatgcgacgcgacggatAGTCCAACCACCGATAGTCCCGTTCGGAAATCTTTCGCTCTTCGCCCGATCGGTGAAACGATAACGTTCGACGACTTTTTGTCCCCTGTTCATGCCGTGAAATTCCCAAACTCGGAACGAATCTGTCACGGGTCACGGCTCACGGGTCACGGCACGAGATCAAATCGACTCTGAATCGTGTCGTTCGCGGACGTCGGGTATTCGCGATCGTAAGCTGTACGCTTACGGAAGAAAACGTTCGAATCCAAGGTTCGCGCGGAGGCATCGAAAGCTTCTTCGACGATCGAACGATTTGCGCAAAGTTGCGACGTTTCTTCGAAAAGGGCACGCGACTCACGCCGTTGGACGGGTTCGAGTAGACGGAAGCGAGTAGCCGGAAGGAAGCGAGGAGCGTCGTCGGGCCGTGGATGGTCCGAATTTCTGTTCGGTCCGAGCGGTGGTTTACCGGATGGCGTAAATGGAAAGAGATACTTTTTCAGCAGCCTGATGCGACCGATGTCCATGGTGTAGCGGTCGGGCCGGCCATCGTAATGCGGGAACATGGTTGTCGAGGgttacgagagagagagagagagagagagagagagagagagagagagagagagagcgacgaCAATCTCATTCGTTCGCGAGAGTCGAAACAACCCGCGGGAGACCGAGCCGCGTCGAGACTAATTAGAAGAATACGGAGCCAGTGGCCTCGTCCATCAGACTGCCTGGTACGCTCGCAGAGACAAGGCGAATCTCTGGCCGAAGGCCATGACATTAGACAGCAATTGCGAACTGTTTCGCGGCCCTCCCGCTAAACATCGTGCAATTATCTAATACCGGTGTTACGCGCGTGAAGTGAAACTGCCCGGAGCATTTTCGGGACGGTACCCACCTCTTTCGACGCTTTTATCGGTGCCGATAGTTACCGGTGCGGTGCTGTGGTTGTTACTCTAGCTTGCGCGCGCTGCGATCTCTCTGCTCAACAAGTTTTATACGTTCGTTCGATCGATATCTCGTAGACCTAACATCGACACGATCGGTAAAGGAAGGGACACCGCGGAGCACGCGAGCCCACGAATCGGTCCCCTGGGCGCTGTTCTAACTCGGCTCGCGTCGAAACCAACGAAACTAAGCCTACTCGGGCGGGACTCCGTGCAAACAACTCGAGAAACCCGGATACGTAGTAGCTAGGTAATTTATCGTTACCGGATGTAACAGCGACAGTACCTACGTAGAAAAAACAGTTTTGCGTGAAATTCGATTGCGAAAGCGGAGGAAAGGGTCTCTCGTTGCTTCGCCACCGCGGGAAGCGAGATTTCTTCGCGAAACGCGGAAACGCGGAAACGCGAACAAACCCCCCGACGCGACGTACCGGAAGCGATAATCAAACGGGCCTCGATTTGTTTCGATCCGGGGTTTGCGACCGATATTGAAATCACCGCGGTTAAGTCACGCTACCGGATTGATCGGGCCGATATCGTGATTTGCCACCGATCGATGCTCTCGCGATGCGTACATACCACGTGTATAAGGTGGCGGCGCGCGCGGCGTTACACCGCAAACCTCGATCCACGCTGCACAGAAATTAGTCGACGATGCTTCGATCGTTTATTACGGGCAAGGTCGTAACGACTGGTCGACGCGAACTCTCTTTAACGAAGCAACGGGGAAATTGGACAACGTTCGAAAGCCGTTTCGATTTCCGAATACCGCTACCATTAACCGATCGAGCAATCATTCTTCCATTCGATCGCGTAATCATTGTCGGTTCAATGTCAATCGGGCCCGATATGTCAGCTATTCGTCTACAGTTCGCGTCTACGACAAATTCGACTCAAAGTTATTTCGAAACGAACGCCTCACGCTTTACGATTGTAGGTTTTAACCATGGATTTTCATCGAACAAACCACACGAAACTATTTTGATTTTCCGATACGAAGAACCGCAACTGCATGCGCTGCTTCGTCTCGAGAAACGGCAACGAAAGCGGGGTCGTACTCGCGAATCTCAACGTTTGTTCGTCACCAGACATTGTTACCGCAGTTCTAATAACCGTGACGCAAGGCTGCGATACTATTTATAAACGAGCTCTATGTTTTTCCGAGCTCGGTTGGGCGACTATTCGTAATTCGTCGTTACAAACGACGAACCTTTAAGACGGCGTAACCGAGCGTAACAACACCATTGTTTCGATATAGGCAAGTACCGCGTTCGCGTTCACGTTGTTGGCATCCCGACCATTATAGTGGGTGACGGTCGCTTGGCATATCGCGCCTCGGGAGAGGAACGGAGGTTGCTTACACCACAGGTACGATTTAATCGCACGAAAATACCTAAACCCAGATCTGGCGCGTGCGCGCATCCCTTTTCGAGCGCAACGATAGCGATCCCTGTCTCGGTTTTCTTTTCGAACGGAAACGACTTTCTGCTCCGCAACGATTTACGATTTTCCCCAATTTCTCGCATTCTTCTTCGAGCCGGTCTTCTCGCATTTCCGTTTTTGGTGGGGGCGTAAATTCTCGATTCGGAACAGCTGCTAATCCGGCGATAGCAGGGTTTAAACTGCCCGATGGTTATCCGGGTAATTGGACACCAGTCTAACAACTCGGTTTCCCGGGTACGCGATTGCAGGAGGGGCACCTATATCAAGATCGCGCTCTCGAGATAGCGACCGAAGAGCGCGGTGAGCCGCGACGCTACACGCGTTCTACATACTTACTTGTGCTCGTGTTTCTGGTGCCTCCGACACTTCCGGTCTTCGTCGTGAGCCCCGGCGGCGGGCACGGGTGCTGTTTCCGGCGAACCGGGTGGCTCGTCCCGCTTCGACGGGTGGGAGGGCACATCCTCCTCCTTGATATTCTGAAACTGTACCCGCGGACTACCGACGGGAGGGCTGCTGTCGCTGAAACCGGAAGCGGCCCTCTCGGAGATCGGTGCCTCGCTCTCGCTGCTGAGCACGTTCTCCGTCTCTTCGGCGGTCTCCTCGGCGGTCTCCTCGTCGACGTCGGGCACGCTGCTCGACGACAGCCCGTTGTCCATCGCGTCCCCTTCCCGACCGCTGCCATTGCCACCCTGTACCTGCTGCTGACCGTTCTCCTCTTCTTGGCCGACTTCCGCTGTGGATCCTTCGCTGTAAAACACGtccattcctattctatctctctctctctctcccgctgctctctctttctgtttctgtttctgtttctgtttcccTTATTTTTTAACGACCACCTATCGGTCACACGAGGAAGCAACGGCCGTCTCTCGTATCGAGAAAATACCGATCGACGAGCTCGATAAAGTCTTTCGTTGCTCCCTCGTACGCCGGATCGACGCTTTTCGTACTACGACTTGCGTTCATTGCCTTTAACCACTTACGGTGACAGATGCCGTCGCATGGATCTCGAATGGAGGCTTTTCAGGGGTATGTACGGATGAGGGTAACTTCTTTTTCGATGTTCTAGAAAGAAAACACGCCAAAGATTAACGATCGACTCGCGTCAGCGTCCAGCGTGCAGCGGGCGCGATTCCGCATTCGACCAAATCGGATTCAAAGAACGGGATCCAGATATTATGGGAAAGCCCTGCGGAATCGAACCAACTGGAATCGCTTCGACGTCGAAGCGCAAGCAAAATCGACTCGCGCAATCGTAATTTTACCTTCgaatcgattttttttaaataacaactTATCCGAGTACATACGATTGAAGTCGCGGTCGCTATATCGCGGTGGTGGTCCTCGGTCGCGATCTCGATCTCGGTCTCGATCTCGATCGGATCCAGCAGATTCGGAGAGCGATCCGAGCCGAGCTACGTCGAACTTCTCTCCGGCGTCCATCGCGAAAACCTTCTCCATCTCCTCGTCGAGTTCCGGTCCCGTTTCCGTGCCATGACCGTCGACCTATCGCATGCAAACGTTCGAATCGTTCAAGTGGTGATCGAGTCTGGTGGTTGCTTGACCTGCTTGAAAATTTCGCGTGTTCGTGGTACACATATGTATTCGGTCCGTTATACAGGGAGGACGAGTCCACTTTGTCAACCGACTTTGTACAATCCACGTTGCCGGTGCACCGCTAACCAAAGgaatatctttttttaataaacgaATAATTCAACGCTATCGGGGTTAACATTTCTATTATAATATTCTACTTCGCTGACTGGTTCCTTCGGTAAATGTACGTCCGCGATCTTCCTCCGTCGATAGCCGATGAAAGAATCGCTTCTAAAACAATTTCTAAGAGAAATCTAGAGAACCGCTGGCTCCGCTAGCACGTAGTCAGCTACGTTTAGGATTGCTCGAAGAGAGCGGCGTCGTTTGCGCGGCTGGAAGATTCGTCGGCAACGATCGGTCGGTCCCTCGATCGTACGGGAAACGCCGACAAATTTCGAGAAGAAATCGGTAGGGAAGGGTCTCTCGTATCGTTAACAACCCCCGGGACGTCGATCAGCGAGCGACGAACAACcctcgcgtcgcgtctcgtctcgtctcgtctcgtctcgtcgtaCAGTCGGGTTGGAGGCATGCGTTTCCGCTTTTGTCTTTCCGTTTTCCGCTCACCGCGTAAATTCCCGAGTTCGGGCCGCATCTCTGTTCGACCAGTCGCGGTGCGCCGCGAATTACGTCACGGTAACGAGCGGGAACAGCGAATCGTCCCTCGGCTCGATTCGATACGCGaacaaacaaaaatttattcaaaaCTATCAGAGAGCCGACAGCTTTGCCTCGACAGTTTCCGACAATTTAGTCGAAAACGATCTCTAGGCGCTCTAGGCGATCTCTGGTCGAAAGAAAACCAAACAAGTCGACAGGAAGGCGACTGCAGCTTTTCCTGTTCGTCCACCTCTGATGGAGTTCTCGGTGTCCTAGTTTTTTCCTAGCGGACGACATAGCCGAAAGCTCGAGGTATTTTATGGACGTCGTCTAATTCGAAACGATACGAGAGATACGAAGGTTGTCGACGCGGCGAATCAAATTGTAGCGGTATCTCTTTGGCATTCTCGGGTCAATCGTCGAGAGACATTTCGATTCttatttttcgtttctctttcgaTGGTCGCGTGGATGAGTCGAACGTCCACAACGTCATGCGGTAAAACCTCGAGTCGCGGGATTCGATATCTTTAAGACCTTTTGCTCTAGAAGACGTTCAACCTGTCCATTTCTTTGCTATTCCTTCTTCGAGTCACGATTCGGTTTGAACAACGAAGACGACAAAGATCGGAGATTAAAAGAATATCGAAACAACGGGTCAGCGAGGGCGAGAATTCACGGCGAATGCTATCGAGGTTGTTTTCCGAACGCGAGCAAGGCCGAGGTGACTGGGTTCCGGAAGAGCAATCGAAAGCGCGCGAACACGATTCGTGCGAACTTGGCGAAACGGGTGGGTGGGTCACCGTATCGAACTGGCGCGTTTTCACCGGTTGTCGACGAACGATCTTTTGGCGAAACGCGAATTCCGAACGCCGAGTCGGGGGGTTGTCGAGGAAGGTCTCGAACGATGGTTCCTGGTATCCAACGGCACAGAGTCCACCCCCAACCGCCTCGACGTTCACCTCGCCGACACGGCATCTGGGCCACGCGAACTTGGACGACGGTTCCGGAACGACGAGGCAACGTGCAAACGCATTTCTCCGTGTTCGATCAAGTTTCGGGGAGCTCCACCACCGATCAAACACCACCGTATTTTGAACCGATTTTCTCCGACACTTTCACTGTTTGCGCCGGTAAAACAGCTCGATGAGAAAATCTCTTCGGACCGGAGAGGCTCGTCCCGTCGTCCTCGCTCTCGTCGATCGGCTAGCGTCCGCCGA
This window of the Halictus rubicundus isolate RS-2024b chromosome 9, iyHalRubi1_principal, whole genome shotgun sequence genome carries:
- the Ae2 gene encoding anion exchange protein Ae2 isoform X6, yielding MFPHYDGRPDRYTMDIGRIRLLKKRHHHKSRKYSLQEDPQWRKRSGAGLPDGSSVLARRVSVQPEEASTLQELDIDDLESHRSDDPRGMRRHKAAYSTVQIGRKKEGGIPHDTFKKMYDHSPHEVFVQLDELHGVGEEREWRETARWIKYEEDVEEGADRWGRPHVASLSFHSLLNLRRCLETGVVLLDLEGKDLPGLAHRVVEQMVIEELILPEDEAVVKRALLLRHKHVHDHDRGFRFGGKRTYSSYNSLQSVGLEEEDAAREPSENHVTEHNLNDSKPKIVSSKLISDGNHTVVDIKEEMTYTSSNEDLKRGGQNEYILKRIPAGAEATVVLVGAVDFLDQPTIAFVRLAKGVIMSSITEVNIPVRFMFTLLGPRNGDLDYHEIGRSIATLMANTSFHKIAYKANERRELLSAINEFLDDSIVLPPGDWERQALLPFSELKAKSEAIRNRKAKALEEKSKPVQSEAAVKKALLAGEEEKKPPGDDDPLRRTKRPFGGLINDIKRRYPFYLSDFTDGLSSSCLAAAIFMYFAALCTAITFGGLMSDKTNDVIGISETLVSGSWTGIVMALFSTQPLVIIGTTGPLLLFDESLYNFCRANDLEFLTVRVYVGAWMGIIALAIASVEGSVLVRLFTRFTEEIFTGLISLLYIVETFIKLYNYFAKNPLLDEYSFVPETNQTLGFVTEVNVTEMKVVSPITGDIETLSMEQPRVLIPGRNLTGLLINQPNTALMCTILCLGTFLGAYYLRIFRNSHYLGRSARRAFGDFGVPISIIVFALMDYLAKVKTEKLLVPEGLSPTIADRSWIVSPGGLKKPIPLWMAMACIVPALLVYILVFMETQISELIIDKKERKLRKGNGYHMDIVVVCLMNVGCGLMGAPWCCAASVRSLTHVSAVTVMSRTHAPGDKPHIVEVKEQRVSALLVAILIGVSVLMAPLLRRVPMSVLLGVFLYMGISSTNGVQLFDRVKLFFMPVKHHGTANYVRRVQTYKMHIFTLIQILCLTVLWIVKSTRAALALPFFLILMIPLRAQMSHFFTAAELRALDSKGSDHESFEEEPDFYEEAPLPG